A single region of the Nisaea sediminum genome encodes:
- a CDS encoding MFS transporter, with protein MRDTRIIVVLSVAAALLMIGVGMIVAVLPQRIHDATGSLESVGLVASVFAVTYVLTQLPAGLLADRFGVKPFLVAGCGFCAVAGLLLYAADGASEILFARAVQGIGEAPVWALGPALLSLAYSRTRGMAIGVYNAAIHVGLTVGPVAGLLAQQFGGARTPFLAFAILALAGGGLLLVFLPASAAGAGRRTGGGSGGLRLIVLLKDGRVRTLLAGIAVGGASYGTFLSVLPVSVALEKMVTPAAVSLLFVLFYAAIGLSQLVAGVLSDRYGRRVFLTAGPVCAAIGIAVFPAVPGLWSYVPLALASLGIGIFGIVSIVELNLRVTDDLMAAVSGAYYLAWGSGYALGPVAVGALETWLPVSGYGLLVAVLLLQTAAILRR; from the coding sequence ATGAGAGACACAAGAATTATTGTCGTACTGAGCGTCGCGGCGGCGCTTCTGATGATCGGGGTCGGCATGATCGTAGCCGTGCTGCCCCAGCGGATCCATGACGCAACGGGAAGTCTTGAGAGCGTCGGACTGGTCGCGTCCGTATTCGCGGTCACCTATGTGCTGACCCAGTTGCCGGCTGGGCTTCTGGCGGACAGGTTCGGCGTGAAGCCGTTCCTTGTCGCGGGATGCGGATTCTGCGCCGTCGCCGGGCTGCTCCTGTATGCCGCCGATGGTGCGTCGGAGATCCTTTTCGCCCGGGCTGTTCAGGGGATCGGGGAGGCGCCCGTCTGGGCGCTCGGCCCGGCGCTTCTGTCGCTCGCCTACAGCCGTACCCGGGGGATGGCGATCGGGGTCTACAATGCCGCGATCCATGTCGGCCTGACCGTCGGCCCGGTCGCGGGCCTGTTGGCTCAGCAATTTGGCGGCGCGCGGACCCCGTTCCTCGCGTTCGCGATACTGGCGCTGGCGGGGGGCGGACTCCTTCTCGTCTTCCTGCCGGCATCCGCGGCCGGCGCCGGCAGACGAACCGGCGGAGGAAGCGGCGGTTTGCGGCTCATTGTTCTTCTTAAGGACGGGCGGGTCCGGACGCTTCTGGCCGGCATCGCTGTCGGAGGGGCCAGTTACGGTACCTTCCTCAGCGTGCTTCCGGTTTCCGTCGCGCTCGAGAAGATGGTCACGCCGGCAGCGGTGAGTCTGCTTTTCGTTCTGTTTTACGCGGCCATCGGCTTGTCGCAACTCGTTGCCGGCGTGTTGAGCGACCGTTATGGCCGCCGTGTGTTTCTGACAGCGGGGCCTGTCTGTGCGGCCATCGGTATTGCTGTCTTTCCGGCGGTTCCAGGCCTCTGGAGCTATGTTCCGCTAGCGCTCGCCAGTCTCGGCATCGGCATTTTCGGCATCGTCTCGATCGTGGAGCTCAATCTACGTGTGACGGACGACCTCATGGCAGCCGTGTCCGGCGCCTACTATCTCGCCTGGGGCAGCGGATATGCCCTCGGCCCGGTTGCCGTCGGCGCACTGGAGACTTGGCTTCCTGTCTCTGGATATGGCCTGCTCGTGGCAGTCTTGCTGCTCCAGACCGCCGCGATCCTGCGGCGCTAA